From one Rosa rugosa chromosome 4, drRosRugo1.1, whole genome shotgun sequence genomic stretch:
- the LOC133743737 gene encoding receptor protein-tyrosine kinase CEPR1, which yields MQRYATSLSISLLSLCILYYYCTNPPFLSSSSSRFITAEPKHPHNQHIYIHLLFLTSFPATSTSFKTIPFLIPSPFSLLPSFSFSNMASHITYFLSVLLIIFLVLYPSQALITSSNQSQFFVQIIKSLSPNSGSSLSDWDVKGGKPYCNFSGVSCNDDGYVVRIDISGQSLSGHFPADICSYLPQLRILRLGHNNLQGDFVDSITNCSFLEELSMDHLYLSGTLPDFSPLKNLKILDLSYNKFKGNFPMSVFNLTNLEVLNFNENGDFNLWQLPENIHTLTKLKSMVLTTCMVQGKIPTSIGNMTSLVDLELSGNYLVGQIPAEIGLLKNLKQLELYYNQLIGNIPEELGNLTDLTDMDMSVNKLTGKIPESICRLPRLQVLQLYNNSLSGEIPTVIADSKTLSMLSLYDNFLTGEVPRNLGKSSAIVVLDLSENQLSGPLPTEVCRGGKLLYFLILENQFSGEIPDSYAGCESLLRFRLSFNRLEGSIPAGLLNLPHVSIFDLAYNNLSGQIADTIGRARNLSELFIQNNSISGVLPPGISGAISLVKIDLSNNLISGPIPSEIGKLKKLNLLMLQGNKLTSSIPDSLSLLKSLNVLDLSNNLLTGNIPDSLCELLPNSINFSNNKLSGPIPVHLIEGGLIESFSGNPGLCVKVYVNSSDQNRFPVCPQHFNRKKINSFWVVTVSVVIILIGAILFLKRRFGKERAEVEHDESLSSSFFCYDVKSFHRISFDHREVIEAMVDKNIVGNGGSGTVYKIELSSGDVVAVKRLWSKKTKESSEDDQFVIHKELKTEVETLGNIRHKNIVKLFCYFSSLDCNLLVYEYMPNGNLWDALHKGWIHLEWPTRHQIALGIAQGLSYLHHDLMPPIIHRDIKSTNILLDVNYQPKVADFGIAKVLQARGGKDSTTTVIAGTYGYLAPEYAYSSKATTKCDVYSFGVVLMELITGKKPVEAEFGDNKNIIYWVSNKVDTKEGAMEVLDKRLSESFKEEMIQVLRIAVRCTYKAPSLRPTMKEVVQLLIEADPCRFDSCKSSTKTNEASNVTKVKNPFEL from the exons ATGCAAAGATATGCcacctctctctctatctctctcttatcTCTCTGTATTCTGTACTACTACTGCACGAACCCTCCTtttttatcatcatcatcatcaaggtTTATTACTGCTGAACCCAAACATCCCCACAATCAACACATTTATATACATCTTCTCTTCCTCACCTCCTTCCCTGCAACAAGTACCAGTTTTAAAACTATACCCTTTTTAATTCCTTCTCCCTTTTCTCTCCTTCCATCTTTCAGCTTTTCAAACATGGCCTCTCACATAACCTACTTCCTTTCTGTGTTACTTATAATATTCTTGGTTTTGTATCCTTCTCAAGCCTTGATCACTAGTAGTAACCAGTCTCAGTTTTTTGTGCAAATAATAAAGTCTCTTTCACCTAATTCGGGCAGCTCTTTGTCAGATTGGGATGTCAAAGGAGGAAAACCTTACTGTAACTTCTCTGGGGTTAGCTGCAATGATGATGGCTACGTTGTCCGGATTGATATTTCCGGTCAATCACTCTCGGGTCACTTTCCAGCAGACATATGCTCCTACCTGCCTCAGTTGCGCATTCTCCGTCTTGGTCACAACAACCTCCAGGGTGACTTTGTTGATAGCATCACCAACTGCTCATTCTTGGAAGAGCTCAGCATGGATCATTTGTATCTCAGTGGAACTCTACCAGATTTTTCACCCTTGAAGAATCTAAAGATACTTGACTTGTCTTACAACAAGTTCAAAGGCAATTTCCCCATGTCAGTGTTTAATCTTACCAATCTTGAGGTGCTCAATTTCAATGAGAATGGAGATTTCAACTTATGGCAGCTGCCGGAGAATATACACACTCTGACAAAGCTCAAATCCATGGTCTTGACAACATGCATGGTACAAGGGAAGATCCCAACATCAATAGGAAACATGACTTCCCTTGTTGATCTTGAACTGAGTGGAAATTACCTGGTGGGTCAAATTCCAGCAGAGATTGGATTGCTCAAGAATTTGAAGCAATTGGAGCTGTACTACAACCAACTCATTGGTAACATACCTGAGGAGCTCGGAAATCTCACAGACCTCACTGATATGGACATGTCAGTCAATAAGTTGACTGGGAAGATTCCAGAGTCAATCTGTCGGCTTCCCCGGCTTCAAGTCCTGCAGCTTTACAACAACAGCCTTTCAGGAGAGATCCCAACTGTGATTGCAGACTCAAAAACACTGAGCATGCTGTCACTTTATGACAATTTCCTGACTGGAGAAGTTCCAAGAAATCTGGGGAAATCATCAGCTATAGTTGTCCTCGACTTGTCAGAGAACCAACTTTCTGGTCCATTACCAACAGAGGTTTGCAGGGGAGGTAAGTTGCTCTACTTTCTTATTCTGGAAAACCAGTTTTCTGGAGAAATACCAGACAGCTATGCAGGATGTGAGTCTCTTCTTCGATTTCGGCTTAGCTTTAATCGTTTGGAGGGCTCGATACCTGCAGGACTTCTTAATCTTCCCCATGTTTCCATCTTTGATCTGGCTTACAACAATCTGAGCGGTCAGATTGCTGATACAATTGGGAGAGCCAGAAATTTGTCTGAACTTTTTATCCAAAACAACAGCATTTCAGGTGTTCTACCCCCTGGAATCTCTGGAGCAATAAGTCTGGTGAAGATTGATCTCAGTAATAATCTTATTTCTGGTCCAATTCCTTCAGAAATTGGAAAATTAAAGAAGCTGAATTTACTGATGTTGCAAGGCAACAAGCTCACTTCTTCCATTCCTGATTCACTTTCTTTGTTGAAATCACTCAATGTTCTTGATCTCTCCAACAACCTCTTGACTGGAAATATCCCTGATAGTCTTTGTGAATTGTTACCAAACTCTATCAACTTCTCAAACAATAAGCTTTCAGGTCCTATTCCAGTCCATTTGATAGAAGGAGGGCTAATAGAAAGCTTTTCTGGCAACCCTGGCCTTTGTGTGAAAGTCTATGTTAACTCATCTGATCAAAATAGGTTTCCCGTATGCCCACAACACTTCAacagaaagaaaataaattccttTTGGGTAGTAACAGTTTCAGTAGTTATTATTCTTATTGGAGCTATTCTCTTTCTGAAGCGCCGATTTGGAAAAGAAAGAGCAGAAGTGGAACATGATGAGTCTCTATCCTCATCATTCTTCTGCTATGATGTGAAGAGTTTTCATCGAATAAGTTTTGACCATCGTGAGGTCATTGAAGCTATGGTTGACAAGAACATAGTAGGCAATGGAGGATCTGGGACAGTTTACAAGATCGAGTTGAGTAGTGGGGACGTAGTTGCAGTGAAGAGACTATGGagtaagaaaacaaaagaatcttCAGAAGATGATCAGTTTGTTATACACAAGGAGTTGAAAACTGAGGTGGAGACTCTGGGTAACATAAGGCATAAGAACATTGTAAAATTGTTTTGCTACTTCTCAAGTTTGGATTGCAACCTGTTGGTTTATGAGTATATGCCAAACGGAAACCTTTGGGATGCTCTTCACAAAGGTTGGATCCATTTGGAGTGGCCTACTCGTCACCAGATCGCGCTAGGGATTGCACAGGGTTTGTCATATCTCCACCATGATCTGATGCCTCCAATTATTCACAGAGATATTAAGTCCACCAACATACTGCTTGATGTGAATTACCAACCCAAAGTTGCAGATTTTGGCATAGCAAAGGTTTTACAAGCAAGAGGAGGGAAAGATTCCACAACCACTGTTATCGCTGGGACATACGGTTACTTAGCCCCAG AATATGCATATTCATCCAAAGCTACAACCAAGTGCGATGTCTACAGTTTTGGGGTAGTTCTAATGGAACTGATAACTGGGAAGAAGCCGGTAGAGGCAGAGTTTGGTGACAACAAGAACATCATATACTGGGTTTCAAATAAAGTGGATACTAAAGAAGGAGCCATGGAGGTTTTAGACAAGCGATTGTCAGAGTCATTCAAGGAGGAGATGATCCAAGTTCTTCGAATTGCCGTTCGATGTACCTACAAGGCCCCTTCTCTGCGTCCAACCATGAAGGAAGTGGTTCAGTTGCTGATCGAGGCAGACCCTTGCAGATTTGATTCATGCAAGTCATCAACCAAGACCAATGAGGCATCAAATGTAACAAAGGTTAAGAACCCTTTTGAGTTATGA